In a single window of the Sander vitreus isolate 19-12246 unplaced genomic scaffold, sanVit1 ctg348_0, whole genome shotgun sequence genome:
- the ccdc90b gene encoding coiled-coil domain-containing protein 90B, mitochondrial isoform X2 yields the protein MNALLGRCFLQRLALGTWRGFHVTAPAATFDLRRVELTPLEQRKLTFDSHTMVTELESSGFEKRQAELIVSALVTLATANMDIVYKDMVTKSHQEIALQQIMAHLDAIRKDMVILEKSDFANLRSENTKMKQELEQLQIRLKEESQKVRAETKLDINLERSRISDVFTEQEKKLMEASTEFHHKKADLENDNMEINRKIDLQVASLKTVLESLKLETIRYLAATVFSCLAIALGVYRLWK from the exons ATGAACGCGCTGCTGGGGCGGTGTTTCCTGCAGAGGCTCGCGCTCGGGACATGGAgag gtTTCCACGTGACGGCACCTGCAGCGACCTTTGACCTGAGGAGAGTTGAGTTGACTCCTCTGGAGCAACGGAAACTCACCTTTGACTCCCACACCATGGTGACGGAGCTGGAGAGCAGCG GTTTTGAGAAGCGCCAGGCGGAGCTGATCGTCTCCGCCCTCGTTACCTTGGCGACGGCCAACATGGACATCGTTTATAAAGACATGGTGACCAAATCCCACCAG gagaTTGCCCTGCAGCAGATCATGGCTCACCTGGATGCCATCAGGAAGGACATGGTGATTCTGGAGAAGAGCGACTTCGCCAACCTGCGCTCTGAAAACACG AAAATGAAGCAAGAGTTGGAGCAGCTGCAGATCAGACTGAAG GAGGAGAGTCAGAAAGTGCGAGCAGAAACCAAACTGGACATCAACCTGGAGCGCAGCCGCATCTCGGACGTG tTTACAGAACAGGAGAAGAAGCTGATGGAGGCGAGCACAGAGTTTCACCACAAG AAAGCCGACCTGGAAAACGACAACATGGAGATCAACAGGAAGATCGACCTGCAGGTGGCATCGCTCAAAACGGTCCTCGAGTCTCTGAAACTGGAGACGATCCGCTACCTCGCAG
- the guca1d gene encoding guanylate cyclase activator 1d: MGNHGSNLDDILAEDMHHWYNKFMKESPSGLITLFELKAILNLRGMTENANSYVDQVFFTFDMDGDGYIDFVEYIAAISLLLKGEINQKLKWYFKLFDQDGNGKIDKDELVSIFAAIQDITRNRETNPEDVVSIIFERIDVKGEGEMTLEEFIEGAKDHADIMDMLKNLMDLTPVLVIIVEGRML; encoded by the exons ATGGGGAACCACGGCTCCAACCTGGATGACATCCTGGCCGAGGACATGCACCACTGGTACAACAAGTTCATGAAGGAGTCTCCGTCGGGCCTCATCACGCTGTTCGAGCTCAAGGCCATCCTGAACCTGAGGGGCATGACGGAGAACGCCAACAGCTACGTGGACCAGGTCTTCTTCACCTTCGACATGGACGGG GACGGCTACATCGACTTTGTGGAGTACATCGCAGCCATCAGTCTGCTGCTGAAAGGGGAAATCAACCAGAAACTGAAGTGGTACTTCAAACTCTTCGACCAGGACGGAAACGGCAAGATCGACAAAGACGAGCTGGTGTCCATCTTCGCG GCGATCCAGGACATCACACGCAACAGAGAAACCAACCCTGAGGACGTGGTCTCCATCATCTTTGAGAGGATCGATGTGAAGGGAGAAG GTGAGATGACCCTGGAGGAGTTCATCGAGGGAGCCAAAGACCATGCTGACATCATGGACATGCTGAAGAATCTGATGGACCTGACGCCAGTGCTGGTCATCATCGTGGAGGGCCGGATGCTGTGA
- the ccdc90b gene encoding coiled-coil domain-containing protein 90B, mitochondrial isoform X1: MNALLGRCFLQRLALGTWRGFHVTAPAATFDLRRVELTPLEQRKLTFDSHTMVTELESSGEPSPKITITKHHQTPCFEKRQAELIVSALVTLATANMDIVYKDMVTKSHQEIALQQIMAHLDAIRKDMVILEKSDFANLRSENTKMKQELEQLQIRLKEESQKVRAETKLDINLERSRISDVFTEQEKKLMEASTEFHHKKADLENDNMEINRKIDLQVASLKTVLESLKLETIRYLAATVFSCLAIALGVYRLWK; this comes from the exons ATGAACGCGCTGCTGGGGCGGTGTTTCCTGCAGAGGCTCGCGCTCGGGACATGGAgag gtTTCCACGTGACGGCACCTGCAGCGACCTTTGACCTGAGGAGAGTTGAGTTGACTCCTCTGGAGCAACGGAAACTCACCTTTGACTCCCACACCATGGTGACGGAGCTGGAGAGCAGCGGTGAGCCAAgtcccaaaatcaccatcaccaaacatcaccagactccat GTTTTGAGAAGCGCCAGGCGGAGCTGATCGTCTCCGCCCTCGTTACCTTGGCGACGGCCAACATGGACATCGTTTATAAAGACATGGTGACCAAATCCCACCAG gagaTTGCCCTGCAGCAGATCATGGCTCACCTGGATGCCATCAGGAAGGACATGGTGATTCTGGAGAAGAGCGACTTCGCCAACCTGCGCTCTGAAAACACG AAAATGAAGCAAGAGTTGGAGCAGCTGCAGATCAGACTGAAG GAGGAGAGTCAGAAAGTGCGAGCAGAAACCAAACTGGACATCAACCTGGAGCGCAGCCGCATCTCGGACGTG tTTACAGAACAGGAGAAGAAGCTGATGGAGGCGAGCACAGAGTTTCACCACAAG AAAGCCGACCTGGAAAACGACAACATGGAGATCAACAGGAAGATCGACCTGCAGGTGGCATCGCTCAAAACGGTCCTCGAGTCTCTGAAACTGGAGACGATCCGCTACCTCGCAG
- the alg8 gene encoding dolichyl pyrophosphate Glc1Man9GlcNAc2 alpha-1,3-glucosyltransferase, which translates to MAAVDSWSWFPALALGVSFLKCLFITAYHSTDFEVHRNWLAITHSLPVSRWYHENTSEWTLDYPPLFAWFELGLSHAARHFDPNMLLVENLNYASPSTVLFQRLSVIFTDLLFIYAARECCRCVQEQKGSRDVLNRPSFVLAVLLLWNFGLLIVDHIHFQYNGFLFGFLLLSVAKHLQHQHLQGALLFSLLLNLKHIYLYVAPAYGVYLLRSYCFTQDNKDGSVSWRSFSPLRLLALGGIVASTCALSFGPFIAMGQLPQVLSRLFPFKRGLCHAYWAPNIWALYNTLDKILATLGVRLKLLQEAELPRASMTGGLVQEFEHSVLPSVTPSITLVCTLLSILPAAASIWFRPRGARGFLRCLLLCALGSFVFGWHVHEKAILIAILPLSLLAVENREDAGIFLVLTTTGHYSLFPLLFTPAELPIKVCLMLLFTIYSFTALRTLYSGRGCLLRPLESVYLLGLVAVAFACEVAFPLSPWQQKLPFLPLLATSVYCSLGVCYSFLRLYASLLRPEEKPKQP; encoded by the exons ATGGCCGCGGTTGACAGTTGGAGCTGGTTTCCAGCGTTAGCATTGGGAGTTTCTTTCCTGAAATGTCTATTTATCACCGCATA tcattCCACAGACTTTGAGGTGCACAGGAACTGGCTGGCCATCACACACAGTCTGCCCGTGTCCCGCTGGTACCATGAG AACACGTCGGAGTGGACTCTGGACTACCCTCCGCTGTTCGCCTGGTTCGAGTTGGGTCTGTCCCACGCCGCTCGCCACTTTGACCCAAACATGCTGCTGGTGGAGAACCTGAACTACGCCAGCCCGTCCACGGTTCTCTTCCAGAGGCTGTCGGTCATCTTCACAGATCTGCTTTTCATCTACGCTGccagaga GtgctgcaggtgtgttcagGAGCAGAAAGGTTCTCGGGACGTTCTGAACCGCCCGTCCTTCGTCCTGGCTGTTCTGCTGCTCTGGAACTTCGGCCTCCTCATCGTCGACC ATATTCATTTCCAGTATAACGGCTTCTTGTTTGGTTTCCTGCTGCTGTCGGTGGCCAAACacctgcag CATCAACACCTGCAGGGGGCGCTGCTGTTCTCCCTGCTGCTCAACCTGAAGCACATCTACCTGTACGTGGCTCCGGCCTACGGCGTCTACCTGCTGAGGAGCTACTGCTTCACCCAGGACAACAAAG aCGGCTCTGTGAGCTGGAGGAGTTTCAGTCCGCTCCGTCTGCTGGCTCTGGGCGGCATCGTGGCGTCCACCTGCGCTCTGTCCTTCGGCCCCTTCATCGCCATG ggTCAGCTCCCTCAGGTGCTGTCTCGTCTCTTCCCCTTTAAGCGAGGCCTCTGTCACGCCTACTGGGCCCCAAACATCTGGGCGCTCTACAACACGCTGGACAAAATCCTAGCGACGCTCG GTGTTCGTCTGAAGCTGCTGCAGGAGGCAGAGCTTCCTCGAGCCTCCATGACGGGCGGCTTGGTTCAGGAGTTTGAGCACTCGGTCCTCCCCTCCGTCACTCCCTCCATCACACTCGTCTGCACTCTGCTCTCCATCCTG CCGGCGGCAGCGTCCATCTGGTTTCGTCCCCGCGGCGCTCGGGGTTTCCTGCGCTGCCTGCTGCTCTGCGCTCTCGGCTCCTTCGTGTTCGGCTGGCACGTCCACGAGAAGGCCATCCTCATCGCCATCCTGCCTCTCAG CCTCCTGGCGGTCGAGAACAGAGAGGATGCTGGGATATTCCTGGTTCTGACCACCACGGGTCATTACTCGCTGTTCCCGCTGCTCTTCACCCCCGCAG AGCTGCCCATCAAAGTGTGTCTGATGCTGCTGTTCACCATCTACTCCTTCACTGCTCTGAGGACACTCTACAG tgGTCGGGGCTGTCTGCTGCGTCCTCTGGAGTCCGTTTACCTGCTGGGACTGGTCGCCGTGGCGTTCGCCTGCGAGGTCGCCTTCCCGCTGTCGCCGTGGCAACAGAAGCTGCCGTTCCTCCCCCTGCTGGCGACCTCTGTGTACTGCTCGCTGGGCGTCTGCTACTCCTTCCTGCGTCTGTACGCCAGTCTGCTGCGGCCAGAGGAGAAGCCAAAACAGCCGTGA